A stretch of [Clostridium] innocuum DNA encodes these proteins:
- the mnmG gene encoding tRNA uridine-5-carboxymethylaminomethyl(34) synthesis enzyme MnmG, whose protein sequence is MVDVIVIGGGHAGVEAALACARLKKTTILYSMHIDMIASMPCNPSVGGPAKGIVVREIDALGGEMGKAADATALQFKMLNTTKGPGVQCLRVQSDKLEYKRYMQDKLLQQEYLEIREMCVEEVLAKDGRISGVRQKDGTVVNCRALIMTTGTFMSSTVLVGHTSTLSGPEDEPTTENLSQSLRNLGIETFRLKTGTPARVRTASIDFSKTVVQPGTDEFICFSEDTKEIRPFDQQAVCYLTYTTAKTHDIINRNLKRSAMYSGLVKGVGPRYCPSIEDKLVRFADKERHQIFLEPESESLDTTYVQGFSTSMPYDVQEAMLHSLPGLENCTIEKYAYAIEYDAIDPLQCKPTLENKIIENLYTAGQINGTSGYEEAAAQGLMAGINAVRKLDHKEPLILHRDEAYIGVMIDDLVTKGTKEPYRLLTSRAEYRLLLRHDNADARLSEYGYETGLISDERYARYQKKMQNIEEMISYLAGVRFTPKSTVNGLLERLGLDVLKEGISAAELLKRPGITIALLEPYLEREFDPAIAKLVQIEIRYEGYIKKAKRDAEHLRAMDKVCLPERFDYDQVVNLSLEARQKLNKVQPLTMGQASRISGVNPADIAVLAVFMEQLKRTYKKKSG, encoded by the coding sequence ATGGTTGATGTTATCGTAATTGGCGGGGGTCATGCAGGAGTTGAGGCTGCGTTGGCCTGTGCCCGTTTGAAGAAAACGACAATTCTATACTCTATGCATATTGATATGATTGCATCCATGCCATGCAATCCGAGTGTTGGAGGTCCTGCAAAGGGAATCGTCGTGAGAGAGATTGACGCACTTGGCGGTGAAATGGGAAAAGCTGCCGATGCGACTGCATTGCAGTTTAAAATGCTGAATACAACGAAGGGACCGGGTGTTCAGTGTCTTCGCGTACAATCGGATAAGCTGGAATATAAGCGCTATATGCAAGACAAGCTATTACAACAGGAGTATCTGGAAATCCGTGAAATGTGTGTGGAAGAGGTGCTGGCTAAGGATGGCAGGATAAGCGGCGTTCGTCAAAAGGATGGAACCGTTGTGAACTGTCGTGCTTTGATTATGACAACGGGTACATTTATGAGCAGTACGGTTCTGGTTGGGCATACTTCTACCTTAAGCGGTCCTGAGGATGAGCCAACAACGGAGAATTTGTCACAGAGTCTTCGTAATCTGGGGATTGAAACCTTTCGATTGAAAACTGGAACACCTGCCCGTGTACGAACGGCGTCCATTGATTTTTCAAAAACCGTAGTACAGCCGGGAACGGATGAATTTATCTGCTTCTCTGAGGATACAAAGGAAATTCGTCCATTTGATCAGCAGGCTGTCTGTTATCTTACCTACACGACGGCAAAGACGCACGACATTATCAACAGAAATCTGAAGCGCTCTGCCATGTATTCCGGATTGGTGAAGGGAGTGGGACCGCGTTATTGTCCCAGTATTGAGGATAAGCTGGTACGTTTTGCGGATAAAGAGCGTCATCAGATTTTTCTGGAGCCGGAAAGCGAGTCGCTGGATACGACCTACGTACAGGGCTTCTCTACCTCTATGCCGTACGATGTACAAGAGGCTATGCTGCATTCTCTGCCTGGTCTGGAAAACTGCACTATTGAAAAATATGCCTATGCGATTGAATATGATGCCATAGATCCGCTGCAATGCAAGCCGACCTTGGAAAATAAAATCATTGAGAATTTATATACTGCTGGACAGATCAACGGTACTAGTGGATATGAGGAAGCTGCGGCACAGGGACTGATGGCAGGAATCAATGCAGTTCGCAAGCTGGATCACAAGGAACCTTTAATCCTGCATCGTGATGAAGCCTATATCGGTGTCATGATTGATGATCTGGTGACAAAGGGGACAAAGGAGCCGTATCGTCTGCTTACTTCCCGTGCTGAATATCGGCTGCTGCTGCGTCATGATAATGCAGACGCAAGACTAAGCGAATATGGGTATGAGACAGGTCTGATCAGCGATGAGCGTTATGCACGATATCAGAAGAAAATGCAAAATATCGAAGAAATGATTTCCTATCTTGCAGGTGTTCGGTTTACACCAAAATCAACAGTTAATGGATTGCTGGAACGGCTAGGACTGGATGTGCTGAAGGAGGGGATCAGTGCTGCAGAGCTGCTGAAGCGACCGGGAATTACCATCGCACTTTTAGAGCCCTATCTGGAACGCGAATTTGATCCTGCGATTGCGAAGCTTGTGCAAATCGAGATTCGCTACGAGGGATACATAAAAAAAGCCAAGCGTGATGCGGAACATCTGCGGGCGATGGACAAGGTATGCCTGCCTGAGCGGTTTGACTATGATCAGGTGGTGAATCTGTCACTGGAGGCAAGACAGAAGCTGAATAAGGTACAGCCTCTGACGATGGGACAGGCCTCCCGTATTTCGGGTGTGAATCCTGCGGATATTGCAGTCCTTGCTGTTTTTATGGAACAGCTAAAGCGCACATATAAAAAGAAGAGCGGATAA
- the prmC gene encoding peptide chain release factor N(5)-glutamine methyltransferase: MSSYHSVLKNAQARMEEAGYGEQSALLYMLELTNKEAHNLYMEFDEEMQPELEELYEEGIQRLLTGIPLGHVLGFEWFYGYRFTVNEDVLIPRPETEELVANILAAYDEHFSSQDNVMAVDIGTGSGAIAVSLKKEEPNLHMMATDISEQAVAVAKKNADDNEAIVNFMVGDMLQPLIDRNLKVDILISNPPYIPREEEMEHSVVDYEPHVALFGGDDGLKFYRIIFENAVKVLKERAMMAFEMGYNQKEALSEEAKKYFPNARIEVLKDMSGKNRMLFVYLNMEH, from the coding sequence ATGAGCAGCTATCATTCCGTGCTGAAGAATGCTCAGGCGCGTATGGAGGAAGCCGGCTATGGCGAACAGTCTGCCCTGCTGTATATGCTGGAGCTGACGAATAAAGAAGCGCACAATCTGTATATGGAATTCGATGAGGAAATGCAGCCGGAGCTGGAAGAACTCTATGAAGAAGGTATTCAGCGCCTTCTTACCGGTATTCCTCTCGGACATGTTCTTGGTTTTGAATGGTTTTACGGCTATCGCTTTACCGTGAATGAGGATGTTTTGATTCCGCGCCCGGAAACGGAAGAGCTGGTCGCAAATATTCTGGCAGCCTATGATGAGCATTTTTCCAGTCAGGATAATGTGATGGCGGTGGATATCGGAACCGGCAGCGGGGCGATTGCGGTTTCTTTGAAAAAGGAAGAACCGAATCTGCATATGATGGCAACGGATATCAGTGAACAGGCTGTAGCTGTTGCGAAAAAGAATGCTGATGACAATGAAGCAATCGTCAATTTCATGGTTGGAGATATGTTACAGCCGCTGATTGACCGCAATCTGAAGGTGGATATTCTAATTAGTAATCCTCCCTACATACCGCGTGAGGAGGAAATGGAGCACAGTGTTGTGGACTATGAACCGCACGTGGCGCTATTTGGAGGAGACGACGGCTTAAAATTCTATCGCATTATCTTTGAAAATGCCGTAAAGGTGTTGAAGGAACGTGCTATGATGGCGTTTGAAATGGGCTATAACCAGAAGGAAGCGCTAAGTGAAGAGGCGAAGAAATATTTTCCAAATGCAAGAATTGAGGTTCTTAAGGATATGTCCGGTAAAAACCGGATGCTGTTTGTTTATTTGAATATGGAACACTGA
- the prfA gene encoding peptide chain release factor 1: MSVMIERLEGMVNRYHEINEMMMSPEIVTDSRMLAKLGREQADLTQVVETYTEYKNSVSALEDAKALLLEDDKEIKEMAKMEIEELEPKIEEYLEKLEILLIPKDPNDSHNAIVEIRGAAGGDEGNIFAGDLYRMYSKFAESQGWKIEIVEMDDCEAGGFSLVSFMVKGDGVYGKLKFESGSHRVQRVPKTESQGRIHTSTATVLVTPEIEPEDFDIDMNDLEMETMRASGAGGQHINKTDSAVRIVHKPTGITVKCQDGRSQHENRATALMTIRSRVYEEHQRKLEEEQGIERRNKIGTGDRAEKIRTYNYPQNRVTDHRIGYTVNQLDRIMEGRMQDLLDALLSADQQAKLAGEK; this comes from the coding sequence ATGAGTGTAATGATAGAACGCCTTGAAGGAATGGTGAACCGTTATCATGAAATCAATGAAATGATGATGTCACCGGAAATCGTAACCGACAGCAGGATGCTGGCCAAGCTGGGACGTGAGCAGGCCGATCTGACTCAGGTGGTGGAAACCTATACGGAATATAAAAACAGTGTGAGTGCTCTGGAGGATGCCAAGGCGCTTTTGCTGGAGGATGACAAGGAAATCAAGGAAATGGCGAAAATGGAAATCGAGGAGCTGGAGCCTAAGATTGAGGAATATCTGGAAAAGCTGGAAATTCTACTGATACCAAAGGATCCCAATGATTCTCATAATGCCATCGTGGAGATTCGCGGGGCAGCCGGTGGAGATGAAGGAAATATCTTCGCAGGTGACCTGTACCGGATGTACAGCAAATTTGCAGAGAGTCAGGGTTGGAAGATAGAAATCGTAGAAATGGATGACTGTGAAGCAGGCGGCTTCTCCCTTGTCTCCTTTATGGTCAAGGGGGATGGCGTTTATGGGAAACTGAAGTTTGAATCCGGAAGTCATCGTGTACAGCGCGTTCCCAAGACAGAAAGTCAGGGGCGTATCCATACCTCTACAGCAACCGTTCTGGTAACACCGGAAATCGAACCGGAGGATTTTGATATTGATATGAACGATCTGGAAATGGAAACCATGCGCGCCAGCGGAGCCGGAGGTCAGCATATCAATAAGACCGATTCCGCAGTTCGTATTGTGCATAAGCCTACCGGAATTACGGTTAAGTGTCAGGACGGACGTTCACAGCATGAAAACCGTGCAACTGCATTGATGACAATCCGTTCCCGTGTGTATGAGGAGCATCAGCGCAAGCTGGAAGAAGAGCAGGGTATCGAACGCCGGAACAAGATCGGCACCGGAGATCGTGCAGAAAAAATCCGTACTTATAATTATCCGCAGAATCGTGTAACTGATCATCGTATCGGATATACCGTGAATCAGCTGGATCGCATTATGGAAGGCAGAATGCAGGATCTGCTGGATGCATTACTGAGTGCGGATCAGCAGGCAAAGCTGGCAGGGGAGAAATAA
- a CDS encoding PTS transporter subunit EIIC produces the protein MKNIQAKLQTFAGAMMVPIILLVLVGFFVGIGSAFTNYILPEGNILYNLFTMITNLGFMFMNNLQLWFAVAIAFTLAKKEKGWAAFAGLILFFCFMRGIEGWAALEGWTAETTTVDALVKSGYTQQAALNFNALWSSSLGIYSYNMGIFSGIVTGLIAAGLHNKFVDTKLPAMFGFFAGTKFVIIMVALASIPLAIAFYYVWPYVAGALQSITGFIRTSGLLGTFVFGTLDKMLLPFGIHHLIAFPIEYTKVGGTMMIDGVMYEGVKNIINGQAASASATGYITRNFTNGRLLFQLAGLPGAAFAMYRCAKPENKKKVASLLVPSVFTLAMVGISEPIEYTFLFVAPALYWLVYAPLCGLCYVAAEITNISINGTALFFMIPNLFQPQKVHAMSALWLLPVTFIVYYFAFKFAITKFNLKTPGRDDEGEIKLMSKKEYNEIKNSGKDEANVSSAPEDALEIRIIEALGGADNIETVTCCASRLRVTVKDDSLIAPDTSWKNYLEAIGVVRGKNSVQVIYGVRVVNITTKVKDYLHLD, from the coding sequence ATGAAAAACATTCAGGCAAAACTTCAGACATTTGCCGGGGCAATGATGGTTCCAATCATCCTGCTTGTGCTCGTTGGTTTCTTCGTGGGTATCGGTAGTGCATTTACAAACTACATCCTGCCGGAAGGAAACATCCTGTACAATCTGTTCACCATGATCACCAATCTGGGATTCATGTTTATGAACAATCTGCAGCTATGGTTCGCCGTGGCAATTGCCTTCACTCTTGCCAAGAAGGAGAAAGGATGGGCAGCATTTGCGGGACTGATCTTATTCTTCTGCTTTATGAGAGGAATTGAAGGCTGGGCTGCGCTGGAAGGATGGACCGCTGAAACCACGACTGTTGACGCACTGGTAAAAAGCGGTTATACACAGCAGGCTGCCTTGAACTTCAATGCTTTATGGTCAAGCTCTTTGGGGATTTATTCATACAACATGGGAATCTTCTCCGGTATTGTTACCGGTCTGATTGCTGCAGGACTGCACAACAAATTCGTTGATACAAAGCTGCCGGCAATGTTCGGATTCTTCGCAGGAACAAAATTCGTTATTATTATGGTCGCTCTTGCTTCTATTCCACTGGCAATCGCATTCTATTATGTATGGCCGTATGTCGCAGGTGCTCTGCAGAGTATCACCGGCTTCATCCGTACAAGTGGTCTGCTGGGAACCTTCGTGTTCGGTACATTGGATAAGATGCTGCTGCCATTCGGTATTCACCATCTGATTGCATTCCCGATCGAATATACAAAGGTCGGCGGTACGATGATGATCGACGGTGTGATGTATGAGGGTGTTAAAAACATTATCAACGGTCAGGCTGCAAGCGCAAGTGCAACCGGCTATATCACAAGAAACTTCACCAACGGACGCCTGCTGTTCCAGCTGGCTGGTCTGCCGGGTGCCGCGTTTGCTATGTATCGCTGTGCAAAACCGGAAAATAAGAAGAAGGTAGCATCACTGCTGGTGCCGTCTGTCTTCACGCTGGCAATGGTTGGTATTTCAGAACCGATTGAGTATACCTTCCTGTTTGTTGCACCTGCACTGTACTGGCTGGTATACGCTCCATTGTGCGGTCTGTGCTATGTCGCAGCGGAAATCACAAATATTTCCATCAATGGAACTGCGCTGTTCTTCATGATTCCAAACCTGTTCCAGCCGCAGAAGGTACATGCCATGAGCGCATTGTGGCTGCTTCCTGTAACCTTTATCGTATACTACTTTGCATTCAAATTCGCAATTACGAAATTCAACCTCAAAACACCTGGTCGTGATGACGAGGGTGAAATCAAGCTGATGAGCAAAAAAGAATACAATGAAATCAAAAACAGCGGTAAGGATGAAGCGAATGTCTCTTCCGCACCTGAGGATGCACTCGAGATTCGTATTATTGAAGCTCTTGGGGGAGCGGACAATATTGAAACCGTAACCTGCTGTGCCAGCCGTCTTCGTGTTACAGTCAAGGATGATTCCCTGATTGCACCGGATACAAGCTGGAAAAATTATCTGGAGGCTATCGGCGTTGTACGCGGAAAGAACTCTGTTCAGGTAATATATGGTGTTCGTGTTGTAAATATTACAACAAAAGTAAAGGATTATCTGCATTTAGACTAA
- a CDS encoding M20 family metallopeptidase, with protein MKTIYDTGKRTSELLQDLKQLVEIPSVRDERTAGISAPFGKEIRNAMDVFLQIAQREGFSVHDFDGYAVDAQLGEGDDYIGVLAHLDVVEAGERSHWHGDPFQMREIDGMLYGRGVNDDKGPLLAALYAMARIRQEGRTLYHPIRLIAGGAEETTWECMEHYFKHNPQPICGFSPDGNFPIVNGEKGILQVRFLLNADSDISLHCKERLHIVCDDLQVIVPKGSDVSFVERTNLIEVMHDGIKITYRGVRALSRNPQRGDNAIFKFVKDFHGHLDQASSLYPMVNMIYENFLDDFYGKKSGLYHEDAAMGCGSVCLMSLNTQDGQLELCVDVRYVRSTDEQSLLHTLRKTAQHYGCELEVLRHKRLLYVAEDSTLIQSLKTAYHRVMKEDAAVFTKGGASYARVLDHGVAFGATFPDEDPRPHMPNECMPVKSLLKASDIYYEALVELACTKG; from the coding sequence ATGAAAACTATCTATGATACAGGAAAAAGAACGAGTGAGCTGCTGCAGGATTTAAAGCAGCTGGTGGAAATTCCATCCGTCCGTGATGAACGCACTGCAGGTATATCTGCCCCGTTTGGCAAAGAGATACGGAATGCAATGGATGTCTTCCTGCAGATTGCTCAGCGGGAGGGCTTTAGCGTCCATGATTTTGACGGCTATGCTGTAGATGCCCAACTTGGTGAGGGAGATGATTATATCGGCGTGCTGGCTCATCTGGATGTGGTGGAAGCAGGAGAACGCTCTCACTGGCACGGCGATCCCTTTCAAATGCGGGAGATAGACGGTATGCTGTACGGCCGGGGAGTCAATGATGACAAGGGACCGCTGCTGGCAGCTTTATATGCAATGGCCCGTATCAGGCAGGAAGGTCGTACACTGTATCATCCGATCCGCCTCATTGCCGGAGGGGCTGAGGAAACAACATGGGAATGCATGGAGCATTATTTCAAGCATAACCCGCAACCAATCTGCGGCTTTTCCCCGGATGGCAACTTTCCCATTGTCAATGGAGAAAAGGGGATTTTGCAGGTACGCTTCCTGCTGAATGCAGATTCGGATATCAGCCTGCACTGCAAGGAGCGTCTGCATATCGTCTGTGATGATTTACAGGTGATTGTTCCCAAGGGCAGTGATGTCAGCTTTGTTGAGCGTACCAATCTGATTGAGGTTATGCACGATGGCATAAAAATCACCTATCGTGGTGTACGTGCACTTTCCCGCAATCCGCAGCGCGGGGATAATGCTATTTTCAAATTTGTTAAGGATTTTCACGGACACCTCGATCAAGCAAGCTCTCTGTATCCGATGGTGAATATGATATACGAGAATTTTCTTGATGATTTTTACGGTAAGAAAAGCGGTTTGTATCATGAGGATGCTGCCATGGGCTGCGGCTCTGTTTGTTTGATGTCGCTGAATACGCAGGATGGACAGCTGGAGCTGTGTGTCGATGTGCGTTATGTGCGGTCAACGGATGAGCAAAGCCTTCTTCATACTTTACGCAAAACGGCACAGCATTATGGCTGTGAGCTTGAGGTTTTACGCCATAAGCGTCTGCTCTATGTTGCAGAGGACAGCACTTTGATTCAGAGTCTGAAAACAGCATATCACAGGGTTATGAAGGAAGATGCTGCGGTGTTTACCAAGGGGGGAGCCTCCTATGCCCGCGTTCTGGATCACGGGGTGGCATTTGGTGCGACCTTTCCTGATGAGGATCCTCGCCCTCATATGCCCAACGAATGTATGCCTGTGAAGTCGCTGTTAAAAGCGAGTGACATCTACTATGAGGCACTTGTGGAACTGGCATGTACAAAAGGGTGA
- a CDS encoding transcription antiterminator, which translates to MNKRIMKIVDVLLKQDSYITIDKISEELAVSNKTIRNDLQIVDQYLEENNLKLIKKTGVGIRIDGKVRDKLHVLESVREKNKTLADYSPQARKIFIGMQLSAFDSCRIYELSEQLFVSRATIHKDILSLTKDLETFKIALHRKNNNGISMEGKEKNIRNFLLELMLRDNGYQMFIDIIRRDDYRCDGSYVFPGLEVTDDEVKDFTGCILRWGNPYINSLTFPSMVLVLLRAFVTYLRIQDRHIVHLSTSFIEDLRKEPFYKEARELCDRLANHYRLQIPDVEIRYLQVYFLALQNSRDLSEQEQQEARMLSDALLTSWSEQLHLPFDRDEALRQSVYDHLCPAIIRFHHGIPNENPLMQEIHTLYERTFQVARNSVSVIEEHFHCNVSDDEVGFLALHLAASLENMKQPLKTILVAHGGVGAGNLLRRKLSAQIPEIDIISQETFFSIYECDISDIDLIISTLELNLHTDVTILQVNSLLHDYDILRLKDVIREYYKVKNDPYNFKSAAQE; encoded by the coding sequence ATGAATAAACGAATCATGAAAATTGTGGATGTTCTGTTGAAGCAGGACTCCTATATCACGATTGATAAAATCTCCGAAGAGCTTGCCGTATCCAACAAGACGATTCGCAATGACCTCCAGATCGTGGATCAGTATCTCGAGGAAAACAACCTCAAGCTGATTAAAAAAACCGGCGTCGGTATCCGTATTGACGGTAAAGTCAGGGACAAGCTGCACGTATTGGAAAGTGTACGGGAGAAAAATAAAACGCTTGCCGATTATTCCCCACAGGCACGTAAAATTTTTATCGGGATGCAGCTGAGTGCCTTTGACAGCTGCCGCATCTATGAGCTGAGTGAACAGCTGTTTGTATCCCGTGCCACCATTCACAAAGACATTCTCTCCTTGACAAAGGATCTGGAAACCTTCAAAATCGCATTGCATCGCAAGAACAACAACGGAATCAGTATGGAAGGCAAGGAAAAGAATATACGTAATTTTCTGCTGGAGCTGATGCTGCGTGACAATGGCTATCAAATGTTTATTGATATCATACGGCGGGATGATTACCGCTGTGACGGCTCCTATGTATTTCCCGGGCTGGAGGTTACCGATGACGAGGTCAAGGACTTTACCGGCTGTATTCTCCGCTGGGGCAATCCGTATATCAATTCCCTGACCTTTCCCTCCATGGTGCTTGTCCTGCTGCGAGCATTTGTCACCTATCTGCGCATTCAGGATCGCCATATTGTCCATCTTTCGACTTCCTTCATCGAGGATTTGCGAAAGGAACCGTTCTATAAAGAAGCACGCGAGCTGTGCGACCGGCTGGCCAATCATTACCGGCTGCAGATTCCGGATGTGGAAATACGCTATCTGCAGGTCTATTTTCTCGCTCTGCAAAACAGCCGCGATCTCAGTGAACAGGAACAACAGGAAGCGCGTATGCTGAGTGATGCTCTGCTTACCTCCTGGAGCGAACAGCTGCATCTGCCCTTTGACCGGGATGAAGCACTGCGCCAGTCTGTATATGACCACCTGTGTCCTGCCATTATCCGTTTTCATCACGGCATCCCCAATGAAAACCCGTTGATGCAGGAAATACATACGCTTTATGAACGTACCTTTCAGGTGGCAAGAAACAGCGTTTCCGTTATTGAAGAGCATTTCCACTGTAATGTGAGTGACGATGAGGTCGGCTTTCTCGCCTTACACTTGGCAGCCTCTTTGGAAAATATGAAGCAGCCGCTGAAAACCATACTGGTTGCTCACGGCGGTGTGGGAGCCGGAAATCTGCTGCGTAGAAAGCTCAGTGCTCAGATACCGGAAATCGACATCATCTCCCAGGAAACCTTCTTTTCCATTTACGAGTGCGATATCAGTGATATTGATCTGATCATCAGCACACTGGAGCTCAATCTGCATACAGATGTCACCATACTACAGGTCAATTCCCTGCTGCATGACTACGACATTCTGCGCCTAAAGGATGTGATTCGTGAATATTACAAGGTGAAAAACGATCCTTATAATTTTAAATCGGCAGCACAGGAATAA
- a CDS encoding PTS glucose transporter subunit IIA has product MFGFRKKEKSREELLAVVDGTLIPIEDVKDPVFSQKMMGDGFAIASTGDTVYACADADITMLFPSNHAVGLTLKNGMEILIHVGIDTVNENGNGFTCLCEQGKHVKKGEPLLKMDREYLLSKGYDLSVIVIFTNKDSYAEFRREEPVKVKGGESVAVTYTLP; this is encoded by the coding sequence ATGTTCGGATTTAGAAAAAAAGAAAAGAGCAGGGAGGAGCTTCTTGCTGTTGTGGACGGAACACTGATTCCGATTGAAGATGTAAAGGATCCTGTATTTTCTCAGAAGATGATGGGAGACGGCTTTGCCATCGCTTCTACAGGTGATACCGTATATGCATGTGCCGATGCAGATATAACCATGCTGTTTCCCAGCAACCATGCAGTCGGTCTTACTTTGAAAAACGGTATGGAAATTCTGATTCATGTCGGAATCGATACGGTAAACGAAAACGGAAACGGCTTCACCTGTCTGTGTGAGCAGGGGAAGCACGTGAAAAAAGGTGAGCCGCTGTTGAAAATGGATCGTGAATATCTGTTATCAAAGGGATATGATCTGAGTGTTATCGTCATTTTCACAAATAAAGACAGCTATGCGGAATTCCGCAGAGAGGAGCCTGTCAAAGTTAAGGGTGGAGAAAGCGTCGCAGTAACCTATACACTGCCATAA
- a CDS encoding pentose-5-phosphate 3-epimerase — MKHIKIAAGLAHVNYGRIADLVKEVSDAGVDYIHSDAADMHDLQNMKLMGGHQIIAGIRPETDKPIECHIYTVSMDRMFIEQIDEAGADMLIIPAEHFIGAQLAYIINWCRERHIKVGLTLGCYTPLCFVEESIYDIDRLHIVTHGVDETDGKDNWGWRKSAIDLVQRARKMIDEKNPKCELAVDGGLRADNMDKLIECNPDVIVLSSAIFKDPDGAAAGVKKCRAAIDAAAEKYGLE, encoded by the coding sequence ATGAAACATATCAAAATTGCAGCTGGCCTTGCACACGTTAATTATGGAAGAATTGCGGATTTGGTTAAGGAAGTCAGTGATGCCGGAGTTGACTATATTCACTCTGACGCAGCTGACATGCACGATCTTCAAAACATGAAGCTGATGGGTGGTCATCAGATTATCGCGGGTATTCGTCCGGAGACAGACAAGCCGATCGAATGTCACATTTATACAGTTAGTATGGACAGAATGTTCATCGAACAGATTGACGAGGCGGGAGCAGATATGCTGATCATTCCTGCGGAGCACTTTATCGGCGCACAGCTGGCTTATATCATCAACTGGTGCCGTGAACGCCACATCAAGGTTGGTCTGACACTGGGCTGCTATACACCGTTATGCTTCGTTGAGGAAAGCATTTATGATATTGACCGTTTGCACATCGTAACACACGGTGTAGATGAAACCGATGGAAAAGACAACTGGGGATGGAGAAAGAGTGCCATTGATCTTGTACAGCGTGCACGCAAGATGATTGACGAGAAAAATCCAAAATGTGAGCTGGCGGTTGACGGTGGTCTTCGTGCCGATAATATGGACAAGCTGATTGAATGCAATCCGGATGTCATCGTTCTGTCCAGTGCTATTTTCAAGGATCCAGATGGAGCAGCAGCTGGTGTGAAGAAATGCAGAGCCGCAATCGATGCAGCAGCAGAAAAATACGGTCTTGAATAA
- a CDS encoding YitT family protein encodes MQQQKNTVLNNTKNSPAESSFKESSILTLVKDYGWITFAAAITAVAVNFFFTSTGLAPGGITGLSLVCSTVFGIPVSTMSLCISIPLLILSTIVLGKSFGIKTLYITLATPLFMKLIPSIHTTQFLLDIHPLLELAVAGLLGGLLVGAAIGIALNHACATGGTDVIALLIQYVFKFLKVSVILFFLDGSVVIASGVITQNALISVFSFLSLMVIIQTISFVTKHKLSA; translated from the coding sequence ATGCAGCAGCAGAAAAATACGGTCTTGAATAATACAAAGAACTCTCCCGCTGAGAGTTCTTTTAAAGAAAGCTCCATCCTGACACTGGTGAAGGATTACGGATGGATCACGTTTGCTGCTGCCATTACCGCTGTTGCGGTTAATTTCTTCTTCACCTCGACCGGACTGGCACCGGGGGGTATTACCGGGCTTTCCCTGGTTTGCTCCACCGTATTCGGTATTCCGGTTTCCACGATGTCTCTTTGTATCTCCATACCGCTGCTGATCTTATCCACCATCGTACTGGGGAAAAGCTTTGGTATCAAAACGTTGTATATTACACTGGCAACACCGCTGTTTATGAAATTGATTCCCTCCATTCATACAACACAGTTCCTTCTGGATATCCATCCGCTTCTGGAATTGGCGGTTGCCGGTCTTCTCGGGGGACTGCTGGTTGGGGCTGCCATCGGTATCGCCTTAAACCACGCCTGTGCAACCGGAGGTACGGATGTCATAGCGCTGTTGATTCAGTATGTTTTTAAATTCCTAAAGGTCAGTGTGATTCTGTTCTTCCTGGATGGCTCTGTTGTGATTGCCTCCGGTGTGATTACACAGAATGCATTGATCTCCGTATTCAGCTTTCTGTCTCTGATGGTCATCATCCAGACGATCAGCTTTGTGACAAAGCATAAGCTGAGTGCGTGA
- the tnpB gene encoding IS200/IS605 family element transposase accessory protein TnpB — MKRISEKRNRRVRDILHKASRKIIDLCVEEGIEVIVVGNHAGWKKRIHMGKKNNQTFVQIPFRTLIEMIKYKGEAAGIRVVVCEEAIQSKASSIDEDQIPVYGNDVTHTFTGKRIKRGLYRSKNGILMNADIDGASNIIRKVYPCMPKRERWSRGTVNVPVTCI; from the coding sequence ATGAAACGTATCAGCGAAAAGCGAAATCGACGTGTAAGGGATATCCTGCACAAAGCATCAAGAAAAATAATAGATCTATGTGTGGAGGAAGGAATCGAAGTTATAGTCGTAGGAAATCATGCGGGTTGGAAGAAGCGTATCCATATGGGGAAGAAGAACAATCAGACATTTGTGCAGATACCGTTTCGTACGCTGATCGAAATGATCAAATACAAAGGAGAAGCGGCAGGGATCAGAGTCGTGGTCTGTGAAGAAGCAATACAATCGAAGGCTAGTTCCATTGACGAGGATCAAATACCAGTCTATGGAAACGATGTAACGCATACCTTCACAGGAAAAAGAATCAAGCGGGGATTGTACAGAAGCAAAAACGGCATTCTAATGAATGCCGATATCGACGGAGCAAGCAATATCATACGAAAAGTATATCCATGTATGCCAAAGCGAGAGCGATGGAGTAGAGGTACTGTGAACGTACCAGTTACGTGTATCTGA